In Miscanthus floridulus cultivar M001 chromosome 5, ASM1932011v1, whole genome shotgun sequence, one genomic interval encodes:
- the LOC136452268 gene encoding protein neprosin-like produces the protein MATTMASCSSYSSSRAAAAHLVRLLLVALLLAAGWARATAAKNDTQRFRPGDELRRYRRVQALLKRLNKPALRNIQSPDGDLIDCVAAHLQPAFDHPRLRAQRPLADPPARPKVHHHSRRPSNDTTADAGVQLWAVSGEACPEGSVPIRRVTEADVLRASSVRRFGRAPASRVRRDSVSGGHEHAVGYVAGDEYYGAKASINVWAPQVSTASEFSLSQIWVIAGSFGNDLNTIEAGWQVSPQLYGDNAPRFFTYWTTDAYQTTGCYNLLCSGFIQTNSRIAMGAAISPTSAYNAGQFDISLLVWKDPNHGNWWLEFGSGELVGYWPSLLFSHLASHASMVQFGGEVVNTRASGSHTATQMGSGHFAGEGFGRASYFRNLEVVDGDNSLVPLAAGFHVTADHPNCYDIQGGVNAVWGNYFYYGGPGRNVRCT, from the exons ATGGCGACGACGATGGCCTCGTGTTCCTCCTATTCTTCgtcccgcgccgccgctgcccaccTCGTGCGCCTCCTGCTCGTTGCGCTTCTTCTTGCCGCCGGCTGGGCCAGGGCCACCGCGGCGAAGAACGACACGCAGAGGTTCCGGCCCGGCGACGAGCTCCGGCGGTACAGGAGGGTGCAGGCGCTGCTCAAGAGGCTCAACAAGCCGGCGCTCCGGAACATCCAG AGCCCCGACGGCGACCTCATCGACTGCGTGGCGGCGCACCTGCAGCCGGCCTTCGACCACCCAAGGCTGCGCGCGCAGAGGCCACTGGCGGACCCGCCGGCGAGGCCCAAGGTGCACCACCACAGCCGCCGccccagtaatgacaccaccgcGGATGCCGGCGTCCAGCTGTGGGCGGTCTCCGGCGAAGCGTGCCCGGAGGGGTCCGTGCCCATCAGGCGGGTCACGGAGGCGGACGTGCTCCGCGCCAGCTCCGTCAGGCGGTTCGGCAGGGCGCCCGCAAGCAGGGTGCGGCGCGACTCCGTCTCCGGCGGACACGAG CACGCGGTGGGGTACGTGGCCGGCGACGAGTACTACGGCGCCAAGGCGAGCATCAACGTGTGGGCGCCGCAGGTGAGCACGGCGTCGGAGTTCAGCCTGTCGCAGATCTGGGTCATCGCGGGATCCTTCGGCAACGACCTCAACACCATCGAGGCAGGGTGGCAGGTCAGCCCGCAGCTGTACGGGGACAACGCGCCAAGGTTCTTCACCTACTGGACG ACGGACGCGTACCAGACCACCGGGTGCTACAACCTCCTCTGCTCCGGCTTCATCCAGACCAACAGCCGCATCGCCATGGGCGCCGCCATCTCGCCCACCTCCGCCTACAACGCCGGCCAGTTCGACATCAGCCTGCTCGTCTGGAAG GACCCAAACCACGGCAACTGGTGGCTGGAGTTCGGCTCCGGCGAGCTGGTGGGGTACTGGCCGTCGCTGCTGTTCAGCCACCTGGCGTCGCACGCGAgcatggtgcagttcggcggcgAGGTGGTGAACACGCGCGCGTCGGGGTCCCACACGGCCACGCAGATGGGCAGCGGCCACTTCGCCGGCGAAGGCTTCGGCCGGGCCTCCTACTTCCGCAACCTGGAGGTGGTGGACGGGGACAACAGCCTCGTCCCGCTCGCCGCCGGCTTCCACGTCACGGCCGACCACCCCAACTGCTACGACATCCAGGGCGGCGTCAACGCCGTCTGGGGAAACTACTTCTACTACGGCGGGCCGGGCAGGAACGTCAGGTGCACGTAG